A single Anas platyrhynchos isolate ZD024472 breed Pekin duck chromosome 17, IASCAAS_PekinDuck_T2T, whole genome shotgun sequence DNA region contains:
- the LOC139998851 gene encoding LOW QUALITY PROTEIN: carnitine O-acetyltransferase-like (The sequence of the model RefSeq protein was modified relative to this genomic sequence to represent the inferred CDS: inserted 4 bases in 2 codons; deleted 1 base in 1 codon): MPRAPWAWPRAPGGRLPLPVHGSAGXVLPPQHWEQPGGQLRFAAQFVAGILDYRAMAPRRDPPEPWVRAVFGGCRVPGPQQDGALXAPPGAPPPRFITVIRMGRACEASGSPLPAAALGAQLGALRGGPGGGPGPGGADGAGTPEGLGRAYGLLMRGRVERASIGQIQRSLLALARPTSSVMAAGGRGPGGGAGQVLHGGGAGANGCNRWFDKALQVAIVGADGACGLLYDPEVIDGAVAAEMADHALAFCLMPRPQGGPGCLPVPSPQHLRFSLSPEIEPEVRRAKRHLDSLAADVEVHCFTHEGFGDVEPAQAEALVQVALEVAFYRVHGTLSALRPQAPPLRPRPLPHPHLVLPPGPLCLRLARAAQRPGTKRQRADEVSPLSPPPVAMATDDVITMATDDVITMATDDIITMATDDVIAMATGDVIAMATLWGPHYEPLWVAMVAAAMAPMGRYWGRGCHGYPVAMATDDVIAMATDDVIAMATDDVIPMVAAGTGGRVGTLRALGLAAVGLEPLPELFRDPGYARATHFRLCTLQVHSREPCWPLRGPLVPDGYGVGVVLALPRDPPGTPPAPVIDRLRLLRPDRGRADPPKNSRPPIKDSWNSPTNPGTL; encoded by the exons ATGCCGCGCGCGCCGTGG gcatgGCCGCGGGCCCCCGGGGGTCgcctccccctccccgtgcACGGCAGCGCGGG TGTGCTGCCCCCCCAGCACTGGGAGCAGCCCGGGGGGCAGCTGCG GTTCGCAGCCCAGTTTGTGGCCGGCATCCTGGATTACCGGGCCATGG cccccaggcgtGACCCCCCCGAGCCCTGGGTGCGGGCGGTGTTTGGGGGGTGCCGGGTGCCCGGCCCCCAGCAGGACGGGGCCCT AGcgccccccggcgccccccccccccgcttcaTCACCGTCATCCGCATGGgtagg GCGTGCGAGGCCTCGGGGTCCCCCCTGCCCGCGGCCGCCCTGGGGGCTCAGCTCGGGGCCCtgcggggggggcccggggggggtcctgggCCTGGGGGCGCTGACGGGGCAGGGACCccggaggggctggggagggcctACGGGCTGCTCATGAGGGGTAGGGTGGAGC GGGCCTCGATTGGTCAGATCCAGCGCAGCCTCCTGGCCCTGGCGCGTCCGACGTCCTCTGTCATGGCCGCCGGGGGGCGGGGCCctgggggcggggccgggcaggtCCTGCAcgggggcggggccggagcCAACGGCTGCAACCGCTGGTTCGACAAGGCCCTGCAGGTGG CGATCGTGGGGGCGGACGGGGCCTGCGGCCTCCTCTACGACCCGGAAGTGATCGACGGCGCCGTGGCCGCCGAAATGGCCGACCACGCCCTGGCCTTCTG CCTGATGCCCCGCCCCCAAGGAGGCCCCGGCTGCCTGCCCGTGCCCTCCCCCCAGCACCTGCGCTTCAGCCTCAGCCCCGAGATCGAGCCCGAGGTGCGGCGGGCG AAACGGCACCTGGACAG CCTGGCGGCGGACGTGGAGGTTCACTGCTTCACCCACGAGGGCTTCGGTGACGTGGAGCCGGCGCAGGCGGAGGCGCTGGTGCAGGTGGCGCTGGAGGTGGCCTTCTACAG GGTCCACGGGACGCTGAGCGCCTTGCGCCCGCAGGCCCCGCCcctccggccccgccccctgccccaCCCCCACCTGGTGCTGCCCCCGGGGCCGCTCTGCCTGCGCCTGGCACGGGCCGCGCAGCGCCCCGGGACCAAG cggCAGCGGGCGGACGAGGTgagccccctctcccccccccccgttgccATGGCGACCGATGACGTCATCACCATGGCGACCGATGACGTCATCACCATGGCGACCGATGACATCATCACCATGGCGACCGATGACGTCATCGCCATGGCAACCGGTGACGTCATCGCCATGGCAACCCTATGGGGCCCCCATTATGAGCCCCTATGGGTTGCTATGGTCGCGGCCGCCATG GCCCCTATGGGTCGCTACTGGGGCCGCGGTTGCCATGGCTACCCCGTTGCCATGGCGACCGATGACGTCATCGCCATGGCAACCGATGACGTCATCGCCATGGCAACCGATGACGTCATCCCCATG GTGGCGGCGGGGACAGGGGGCCGAGTAGGCACCCTGAGGGCCCTGGGCCTGGCGGCCGTGGGGCTGGAGCCGCTGCCGGAGCTGTTCCGGGACCCCGGCTACGCCCGGGCGACGCACTTCCGCCTCTGCACCCTGCAG gtgcactCCCGCGAGCCCTGCTGGCCGCTGCGGGGGCCGCTGGTGCCCGACGGCTACGGGGTGGGAGTGGTACTCGCCctcccccgggaccccccggggacccccccggcccctgtCATTGACCGCCTTCGCCTGCTGCGGCCAGACCGGGGCCGCGCT gacccccccaaaaattctCGACCCCCCATAAAAGATTCCTGGAACTCTCCCACAAATCCTGGAACCCTCTAA
- the PPT2 gene encoding LOW QUALITY PROTEIN: lysosomal thioesterase PPT2 (The sequence of the model RefSeq protein was modified relative to this genomic sequence to represent the inferred CDS: deleted 7 bases in 4 codons; substituted 1 base at 1 genomic stop codon) → MATPPSNATSYRKAPSNGSDMATPPSNGSSYRKAPSNATPRPVIVVHGLFDSPRDFDRLRAFINEQPGTNVTVLDLFDRGQSLRPLWLQVEGFRRAAAPIMANAAGGVHLLCYSQGGLICRALLCTIPSTTCAPFISLAAPRWGNWGDTEYLRWLFPRHMKSNLYRLCYTPLGQGGISICNYWNDPHHRDLYLNSSDSXALLNDERLHPNASAWKQNLLRLQRLVLIGGPDDGVITPSGTFFGFYDAINQCGACARRR, encoded by the exons ATGGCCACGCCCCCTAGCAACGCCACGTCCTATAGGAAGGCCCCTAGCAACGGCTCGGACATGGCCACGCCCCCTAGCAACGGCTCGTCCTATAGGAAGGCCCCTAGCAACGCCAC cccccgccccGTGATCGTGGTTCACGGCCTCTTCGACAGC CCCCGGGACTTCGACCGCCTGAGGGCCTTCATCAacgag CAGCCGGGCACCAACGTGACCGTCCTGGACCTGTTTGACCGGGGGCAGTCGCTGCGGCCGCTCTGGCTGCAGGTGGAGGGGTTCCGGCGCGCCGCAGCCCCCATCATGGCCAACGCCGCCGGGGGGGTCCATCTGCTCTGCTACAGCCAGG GGGGCCTAATCTGCCGGGCGCTGCTGTGCACCATCCCCAGCACAACGTGCGCACCTTTCATCTCCCTCGCAGCCCCCAGATGGGGCA attGGGGGG ACACGGAGTACCTGCGCTGGCTGTTCCCCCGCCACATGAAGTCAAACCTCTACCGCCTCTGCTACACCCCCCTGGGCCAGGGC GGCATCTCCATCTGCAACTACTGGAATG ACCCCCAC CACCGGGACCTCTACCTGAACAGCAGCGACTCCTAGGCGCTGCTCAACGACGAGCGGCTGCACCCCAACGCCTCCG CCTGGAAG CAGAACCTGCTGCGCCTGCAGCGCCTCGTC CTCATCGGGGGCCCCGACGACGGCGTCATCACCCCATCTGGCA CCTTTTTTGGGTTTTACGACGCCATCAACCAATGCGGGGCATGCGCTCGCAGGCGGTGA